In a single window of the Pyramidobacter porci genome:
- a CDS encoding UvrD-helicase domain-containing protein, which produces MTNKERGLPPLPEEDLALLKNYVASQGLPEQVEAITSDAPLTVVGAGAGTGKTWTLAWRFVWTVLTREDVRHTLTLTFTEKAASEMRRRIAALLSDLEPALAPSTELSRRRAAALASLDQAYISTIHGFGARVIGEAGLPLPVEPSLRLVGDPEANEFWRELTGALDRLDAEWFCWGMDRGYGAAARGLLNDPGAADVVNCWRPEGVADFARSFESMMSDFGETAESILAKLDSPDERALELLRQNLGAEFARLADCWTEGFDVDPARCGGTGDFVARFAAFRNRWNARGFVDEADCREFVFDAADTVKNARGKLADALAEAMGVKLADWRRDAEALRVFERLLADGWSADELKLRALLIRFGWLCWRKWQAYKASRGGVTFSDLIALAGQALERDESYAARFSEVLVDEFQDTNDQQDALLRAVRRAGGARLFAVGDLKQSIYRFRHAEPAIFERYISAAKNGGGRYVSLSVSFRSGEKVLDAVNGRFEKIWKDRLGAELNQPYEALRSPRGLARAAAWIGERQRTELPVCERLLEEFQRDEEGETLESAAAVRDRLALRLALRLCELRGGEAKVWDRDRLRPVRWGDMAVLTPTRSSYENLQRAFSLCGVPAAFTGGRSFYARPEIRDACALCAFLADPRDRTALAGFLCSPFSGLPLAEAQALLPLLGRGEPLETLAEHWPAPAAKLAALARQAMLEGPSAALASLLARGDCLKNVHPKRRASALANLRRAVTLLEEYEAGVAPSPAGVAAYLRSALRRGAADPEAGAEAGGDTVNVMTIHASKGLEFPLVAVFGLEHGGRAGAREKGVVPSRHLLAAAPRFPDGWPEGDCLLGKVHARLDERAEYEERQRLYYVALTRARDGLILCGLMPGREKSAEKDRSLLSIERVGGELVPASGEVSPREAEAWLRRNTAAAHEKAALGVDVPLTAFRPRALRRVSATSHALWSLCPAAWRLSFRQNLDLSWNAGEGESLREASGGAELGDVAHWILSKWDFSDDDYRRILGLRDGHLRPEFRRVWRDPASRRDLENFLHNFHSPGGEKLLARLRRALAEGTLAREYPFKVRLGSVDLIGAVDAFWIENDAAGRPARLCVRDYKTARLPRDPLRRRWMDDFYARQLQFYALALRRQRPEFAPLALDLALWNLRGGAEQKLEALDAGAEKTLEAALLAQASQAASGPWPPDRSRCAGCAYARACVFRGHGDPLET; this is translated from the coding sequence ATGACGAATAAAGAACGCGGACTGCCACCTCTGCCGGAAGAAGACCTGGCGCTGCTGAAAAATTACGTCGCCTCGCAGGGCCTGCCCGAGCAGGTCGAGGCGATCACGTCCGACGCGCCGCTGACGGTGGTCGGCGCCGGGGCCGGCACGGGCAAGACCTGGACGCTGGCCTGGCGCTTCGTCTGGACCGTGCTGACGCGCGAAGACGTGCGCCATACGCTGACGCTGACGTTTACCGAAAAGGCGGCGTCGGAGATGCGCCGCCGCATCGCCGCGCTGCTGTCGGACCTCGAACCGGCGCTCGCCCCGTCAACCGAGCTTTCGCGCCGCCGCGCCGCGGCGCTGGCCTCGCTCGATCAGGCCTATATCTCCACGATCCACGGCTTCGGCGCGCGCGTCATCGGCGAAGCCGGGTTGCCGCTGCCCGTCGAGCCGTCGCTGCGCCTCGTCGGTGATCCCGAAGCCAACGAGTTCTGGCGCGAACTGACCGGCGCGCTGGACCGGCTCGACGCCGAATGGTTCTGCTGGGGCATGGACCGCGGGTACGGGGCCGCCGCGCGCGGGCTGCTGAACGACCCCGGAGCCGCCGACGTGGTGAACTGCTGGCGCCCCGAGGGCGTCGCCGATTTCGCCCGCAGTTTCGAGAGCATGATGTCCGACTTCGGCGAGACGGCCGAAAGTATCCTCGCCAAACTGGATTCTCCCGACGAGCGGGCGCTGGAACTGCTGCGGCAAAATCTCGGCGCCGAGTTCGCGCGGCTGGCCGACTGCTGGACCGAAGGCTTCGACGTCGATCCCGCCCGGTGCGGCGGCACGGGCGATTTCGTCGCGCGCTTTGCCGCCTTCCGCAACCGCTGGAACGCGCGCGGCTTCGTGGACGAAGCCGACTGCCGCGAGTTCGTCTTCGACGCCGCCGACACCGTCAAAAACGCGCGCGGCAAGCTGGCCGACGCGCTGGCGGAAGCGATGGGCGTGAAGCTGGCCGACTGGCGCAGGGACGCCGAAGCGCTGCGGGTCTTCGAGCGCCTGCTCGCCGACGGGTGGAGCGCGGACGAGCTGAAACTGCGCGCGCTGCTGATCCGTTTCGGCTGGCTGTGCTGGCGCAAGTGGCAGGCGTACAAGGCCTCGCGCGGCGGCGTCACTTTTTCCGACCTGATCGCTTTGGCCGGGCAGGCGCTGGAGCGCGACGAATCTTACGCCGCGCGTTTTTCCGAAGTGCTTGTGGACGAGTTCCAGGACACCAACGACCAGCAGGACGCCCTGCTGCGCGCCGTTCGGCGCGCGGGGGGCGCGCGGCTGTTCGCAGTCGGCGACCTGAAACAGTCCATTTATCGCTTCCGCCACGCCGAGCCGGCCATCTTCGAGCGCTACATCAGCGCAGCGAAGAACGGCGGCGGCCGCTACGTGAGCCTGTCGGTGTCGTTTCGCAGCGGCGAGAAAGTTCTGGACGCTGTCAACGGCCGCTTCGAAAAAATCTGGAAAGACCGCCTCGGCGCGGAGCTGAACCAGCCTTACGAGGCGCTTCGCTCGCCGCGCGGTCTGGCGCGAGCCGCCGCGTGGATCGGCGAGCGTCAACGCACGGAACTGCCCGTCTGCGAACGGCTGCTGGAAGAATTCCAACGCGACGAAGAAGGAGAGACGCTCGAAAGCGCGGCCGCCGTGCGCGACCGTCTGGCGCTGCGTCTGGCGCTGCGGCTCTGCGAGCTGCGCGGGGGGGAGGCGAAAGTCTGGGACCGCGACCGCCTGCGCCCCGTTCGCTGGGGCGATATGGCCGTGCTGACGCCGACTCGCAGTTCCTACGAGAACCTGCAGAGGGCCTTCTCGCTCTGCGGCGTTCCCGCCGCCTTTACCGGGGGGCGCAGCTTCTACGCGCGGCCGGAGATCCGCGATGCCTGCGCGCTCTGCGCGTTTCTCGCCGATCCTCGCGACCGCACGGCGCTGGCGGGATTCCTGTGTTCGCCTTTTTCCGGCCTGCCGCTTGCGGAAGCTCAGGCGCTGCTGCCGCTCCTCGGCCGCGGCGAGCCGCTGGAAACTTTGGCGGAACATTGGCCCGCCCCGGCGGCAAAATTGGCGGCTCTGGCCCGGCAGGCCATGCTCGAAGGCCCGTCGGCGGCTCTGGCTTCGCTGCTGGCCCGCGGCGACTGCCTGAAAAACGTTCATCCGAAAAGGCGCGCTTCAGCTCTGGCCAATCTGCGCCGCGCCGTGACTCTGCTGGAAGAGTACGAAGCGGGCGTTGCCCCGTCGCCGGCGGGCGTCGCCGCCTATCTTCGCAGCGCTCTGCGCCGCGGCGCGGCCGATCCCGAAGCCGGCGCCGAAGCCGGCGGCGACACGGTCAACGTGATGACGATCCACGCTTCCAAGGGGCTGGAGTTCCCGCTCGTGGCCGTTTTCGGTCTGGAACACGGCGGGCGCGCCGGCGCGCGGGAAAAGGGCGTCGTCCCTTCGCGCCATCTGCTGGCGGCCGCGCCGCGTTTCCCCGATGGCTGGCCCGAGGGCGACTGCCTGCTCGGCAAGGTCCACGCCCGTCTCGACGAGCGCGCCGAGTACGAGGAACGGCAGCGCCTTTATTACGTGGCGCTGACCCGCGCGCGCGACGGCCTGATCCTGTGCGGCCTTATGCCCGGCAGGGAAAAAAGCGCGGAAAAAGACCGTTCGCTGCTGTCGATCGAGCGCGTCGGCGGCGAGCTCGTCCCCGCGTCCGGCGAAGTTTCCCCCCGCGAGGCCGAAGCGTGGCTGCGCCGCAACACGGCTGCCGCGCATGAAAAGGCGGCCCTCGGCGTCGACGTGCCGCTGACCGCCTTCCGTCCGCGCGCGCTGCGCCGCGTCAGCGCCACCTCGCACGCGCTCTGGAGCCTGTGCCCGGCGGCGTGGCGCCTGTCCTTCCGTCAGAACCTCGACCTGAGCTGGAACGCCGGCGAAGGCGAATCGCTTCGCGAAGCCTCCGGCGGCGCCGAACTGGGCGACGTCGCGCACTGGATCCTTTCCAAATGGGACTTCAGCGACGACGATTACCGACGCATCCTCGGACTCCGCGACGGCCATCTGCGCCCCGAATTCCGCCGCGTCTGGCGCGATCCGGCCTCGCGCCGCGACCTGGAAAACTTTTTGCACAACTTCCACAGCCCCGGCGGCGAAAAGCTGCTGGCGCGGCTGCGCCGGGCACTGGCGGAAGGAACGCTGGCGCGCGAATATCCGTTCAAGGTCCGTCTCGGTTCCGTCGATCTGATCGGCGCCGTCGACGCCTTCTGGATCGAAAACGACGCCGCCGGCCGTCCGGCGCGGCTGTGCGTGCGCGACTACAAGACCGCGCGCCTGCCCAGGGATCCGCTGCGCCGCCGCTGGATGGACGACTTTTACGCGCGGCAGCTGCAGTTTTACGCGCTGGCCCTGCGCCGCCAGCGTCCTGAGTTCGCGCCGCTGGCGCTCGACCTGGCGCTGTGGAACCTGCGCGGCGGCGCGGAGCAGAAGCTCGAAGCGCTGGACGCGGGGGCCGAAAAAACGCTGGAAGCCGCGCTCCTGGCGCAGGCGTCGCAGGCGGCCTCCGGCCCGTGGCCGCCCGACCGCTCGCGCTGCGCCGGCTGCGCTTACGCGCGCGCCTGCGTGTTCCGCGGGCATGGAGATCCTTTGGAAACGTGA
- a CDS encoding VOC family protein: protein MKFHFVHTNFNVLDLKRSMDFYEKALGLKEARRIEGNGFTIVYLDDGVTDFQLELTWLHDRAEPYDLGEQEFHLALRVDDFEAAHRLHEEMGCICYENHAMGIYFIQDPDQYWIEVLPARG, encoded by the coding sequence ATGAAATTCCATTTTGTCCACACGAACTTCAACGTCCTCGACCTGAAACGGAGCATGGATTTTTACGAAAAGGCGCTGGGGCTGAAAGAAGCGCGCCGCATCGAGGGAAACGGTTTCACGATCGTCTATCTGGACGACGGCGTCACCGATTTTCAGCTCGAGCTGACCTGGCTGCACGACCGTGCCGAGCCGTACGACCTCGGCGAGCAGGAGTTCCATCTGGCGCTGCGCGTCGACGATTTCGAAGCGGCGCACCGGCTCCACGAAGAAATGGGCTGCATCTGCTACGAGAACCATGCCATGGGCATTTACTTCATCCAGGATCCCGACCAATACTGGATCGAAGTGCTGCCCGCGCGCGGATAA
- a CDS encoding aspartate carbamoyltransferase catalytic subunit, with the protein MSWNRKNLLDLNDWVPQDFEDFVKRALALKPRLVSAPKRPLDSLRGFTVANLFFENSTRTRNSFDVAERMTGAEVIDWSASGSSMSKGESLRDTVWTLCEMGVNALVVRHSATGMPHYIQKLVPHVPVFNAGDGARSHPTQGLLDVTAAVERLGSLKDKTLAIIGDVRYSRVARSDVKAFRGMGARVILSGPRTLMPTRPDALGAEYEPDPRAAAAQADILGLLRVQLERQEAGLFPSVKEYHALYGATEELLSCARPGAVVMHPAPINRGVEVASSVADGPSSLIREQVLCGVLVRMALLDICLGGGAR; encoded by the coding sequence ATGTCCTGGAACCGCAAGAACCTGCTCGACCTGAACGACTGGGTGCCGCAGGATTTCGAGGATTTCGTGAAGCGCGCGCTGGCGCTGAAACCGCGCCTCGTGAGCGCGCCGAAGCGGCCGCTCGATTCGCTGAGAGGCTTTACCGTGGCGAATCTTTTCTTCGAAAATTCCACGCGCACCCGCAACTCATTCGACGTCGCCGAACGTATGACCGGCGCTGAGGTCATCGACTGGAGCGCTTCCGGATCGAGCATGTCCAAGGGCGAGAGCCTGCGCGACACGGTCTGGACGCTGTGCGAGATGGGCGTCAACGCGCTGGTGGTACGCCATTCCGCGACGGGGATGCCCCATTACATCCAGAAGCTGGTGCCGCACGTCCCGGTGTTCAACGCCGGCGACGGCGCGCGCAGCCACCCGACGCAGGGCCTGCTGGACGTCACGGCGGCCGTGGAGCGTCTTGGCAGCCTGAAGGACAAAACGCTGGCGATCATCGGCGACGTGCGTTATAGCCGCGTAGCGCGCAGCGACGTCAAGGCTTTTCGCGGCATGGGGGCGCGCGTGATCCTCAGCGGCCCGCGCACGCTGATGCCGACGCGTCCCGATGCGCTGGGCGCGGAGTACGAGCCCGATCCGCGCGCCGCGGCCGCGCAGGCGGACATCCTCGGCCTGCTGCGCGTGCAGCTGGAGCGTCAGGAAGCGGGACTGTTCCCTTCGGTGAAAGAATATCACGCGCTGTACGGAGCCACGGAAGAACTGCTGTCCTGCGCCCGTCCCGGCGCGGTGGTGATGCATCCGGCGCCGATCAACCGCGGCGTCGAAGTCGCTTCGTCGGTGGCCGACGGCCCGTCGAGTCTGATCCGCGAGCAGGTGCTCTGCGGCGTGCTGGTGCGCATGGCTCTGCTCGACATCTGCCTGGGAGGTGGCGCGCGATGA
- a CDS encoding dihydroorotase, producing MSFQEAVDPRTLELSEKVMEAWRIPAAIDLFCRAGAKSGAALAAEARRGGWGLTALTAEAGSDGPRALKAARLLAAEDGAGLWPLPAALRADGTMAEIGLMARDGEKLFCVPEGFEDWRRLRALFCYASGLGCRLAVRPCLSELCASGQINDGDAADRLGMKGVPAVAEAAAVAVVLTLAGEWGVPLHVRGVSCCASLEAIRAARNGGQDVTCDVPFMNLIHTEDEYDAASLDGALKVWPVLRGADDRAALWRGLDEGLVTAVVSNHCARSADRLSLPFEEIPFGGEKLGGVLPELLDGWEAQGRPCGVEALLAALGEGPAKVLGRCAAGRTLLVRAASGWRAFYEDE from the coding sequence ATGAGTTTTCAAGAAGCAGTGGACCCGCGGACGCTGGAACTTTCCGAAAAAGTTATGGAAGCGTGGCGCATTCCCGCCGCGATCGACCTGTTCTGCCGCGCCGGCGCCAAAAGCGGCGCGGCGCTGGCCGCGGAAGCCCGCCGCGGCGGCTGGGGGCTGACGGCTCTGACGGCCGAAGCCGGAAGCGACGGCCCGCGCGCGCTGAAGGCCGCCCGCCTGCTGGCGGCGGAAGACGGCGCGGGACTGTGGCCGCTGCCCGCGGCGCTGCGCGCCGACGGCACGATGGCCGAGATCGGTCTGATGGCGCGGGACGGCGAAAAATTGTTCTGCGTGCCCGAAGGCTTCGAAGACTGGCGGCGGCTCCGCGCGCTGTTCTGCTACGCTTCCGGGCTGGGCTGCCGCCTCGCCGTGAGGCCGTGCCTGAGCGAACTGTGCGCTTCGGGCCAGATCAACGACGGCGACGCGGCCGACCGGCTGGGCATGAAAGGCGTCCCCGCCGTGGCCGAGGCGGCCGCCGTGGCGGTGGTCCTGACGCTGGCGGGCGAATGGGGCGTGCCCTTGCACGTGCGTGGCGTCAGCTGCTGCGCTTCGCTGGAAGCGATCCGCGCGGCGCGGAACGGAGGGCAGGACGTGACCTGCGACGTGCCCTTCATGAACCTGATCCATACCGAAGACGAGTACGACGCGGCATCCCTCGACGGCGCGCTCAAAGTCTGGCCCGTGCTGCGCGGCGCCGACGACCGCGCCGCCCTGTGGCGGGGGCTCGACGAAGGCCTGGTCACGGCGGTCGTGAGCAATCACTGCGCGCGCAGCGCCGATCGGCTGAGCCTGCCCTTCGAAGAGATCCCCTTCGGCGGCGAAAAGCTCGGCGGAGTTCTGCCGGAACTGCTGGACGGCTGGGAAGCGCAGGGACGTCCCTGCGGCGTCGAGGCGCTGCTGGCGGCCCTCGGCGAGGGGCCGGCGAAAGTCCTCGGGCGCTGCGCCGCCGGGCGCACGCTGCTGGTTCGCGCCGCATCGGGCTGGCGGGCGTTTTACGAAGACGAATGA